From a single Brassica rapa cultivar Chiifu-401-42 chromosome A01, CAAS_Brap_v3.01, whole genome shotgun sequence genomic region:
- the LOC103856308 gene encoding transcription factor TCP2, with protein sequence MFPKTGDDVIIGDLMKTNNNGDVVDNNNNSNRLSRWHHNSSRIIRVSRASGGKDRHSKVWTSKGPRDRRVRLSVSTALQFYDLQDRLGLDQPSKAVEWLIKAAEDSISELPSLNNTNFPMTDDENQNQTVTAAAAKSACSSNSDTSKNSSGLSLSRSELRDKARERARERTAKETKERDHTGSFTDLLNSGSDPVNVNRQWMATSSSPAQMEYLTSGLILGSGQTHFPIQTSAHPFSDHHHHPQEFSFVPDHLISPAGSNGGGAFNLDFNMSSTTSAAGTAGFSGFNRGTLQSNSSNHHQQQSFLANLQRFSSSEGGGGPQFLFGALPAENHHPNSHQFQLYYENGCRNSDQKGKGKN encoded by the coding sequence ATGTTTCCTAAAACCGGAGATGATGTTATAATTGGAGATCTGATGAAGACTAACAACAATGGAGACGTGGtggataacaacaacaacagcaaccgGTTAAGCAGGTGGCATCACAACTCTTCCCGGATAATTAGGGTTTCGCGAGCTTCGGGTGGCAAAGATAGACACAGCAAAGTCTGGACTTCCAAAGGCCCACGTGACCGGCGTGTCCGGTTATCAGTCTCAACCGCTCTTCAGTTCTACGACCTTCAAGACCGGTTAGGTCTCGATCAGCCGAGCAAAGCCGTCGAGTGGCTAATCAAAGCCGCGGAAGATTCCATCTCCGAGCTTCCTTCCCTCAACAACACGAATTTCCCGATGACCGATGACGAGAACCAGAACCAGACAGTAACTGCTGCGGCGGCTAAATCGGCTTGTAGTAGCAATTCGGACACGAGCAAGAACTCTTCTGGTCTGTCTCTTTCGAGATCGGAGCTAAGGGATAAAGCTAGGGAGAGAGCTAGAGAGAGAACAGCCAAAGAGACCAAGGAGAGAGACCACACTGGTTCCTTCACCGATCTGTTGAATTCCGGTTCGGATCCGGTTAACGTAAACCGGCAATGGATGGCTACTTCTTCATCGCCTGCTCAAATGGAGTATTTAACCTCGGGTTTGATACTCGGGTCGGGTCAAACCCATTTCCCGATTCAAACAAGTGCTCACCCTTTCTCcgaccatcatcatcatcctcaagAGTTTTCCTTCGTTCCCGACCATCTGATTTCTCCGGCAGGATCCAACGGCGGTGGAGCGTTCAATCTTGATTTCAACATGTCGTCGACCACCTCCGCCGCCGGAACCGCCGGGTTCAGTGGTTTCAACAGGGGGACCCTTCAGTCCAATTCATCAAACCATCATCAGCAGCAGTCTTTTCTCGCTAATCTGCAGAGGTTTTCATCATCAGAAGGTGGTGGAGGTCCACAGTTCTTGTTCGGTGCACTGCCTGCAGAGAATCACCACCCCAACAGTCACCAGTTTCAGCTTTATTATGAAAATGGATGCAGAAACTCAGACCAAAAGGGCAAAGGCAAGAACTGA